A single genomic interval of Lacrimispora sphenoides JCM 1415 harbors:
- a CDS encoding single-stranded DNA-binding protein, with product MSEKMIENNKVSVIGEIVSGFTFSHEVFGEGFYMVDVAVNRLSEQADIIPLMISERLIDVEGDYSGLTVEAIGQFRSYNRHEGTKNRLVLSVFVREVHFIEEFTDYTKTNQIFLDGYICKAPIYRKTPLGREIADLLLAVNRPYGKSDYIPCIAWGRNARYASGFTVGTRVKVWGRVQSREYTKKLTETECEKRVAYEVSVSKLECAE from the coding sequence ATGTCAGAAAAAATGATTGAAAACAACAAAGTGAGCGTCATCGGAGAGATCGTCTCCGGCTTCACCTTCAGCCATGAAGTATTTGGAGAAGGATTCTATATGGTGGATGTTGCGGTAAATCGTCTTAGTGAACAGGCAGATATCATACCGCTCATGATTTCAGAACGTCTTATAGACGTGGAAGGAGATTACTCAGGCTTAACGGTGGAAGCCATTGGTCAGTTCCGTTCCTATAATCGTCATGAAGGAACAAAAAACCGGCTGGTGCTTTCTGTTTTTGTGAGAGAAGTTCATTTTATAGAAGAGTTTACGGATTATACAAAGACCAATCAAATTTTTCTGGATGGATACATATGCAAAGCCCCCATTTACAGAAAAACACCTTTGGGAAGGGAAATTGCGGACCTGCTCCTTGCTGTTAACCGCCCATACGGGAAATCAGATTACATACCCTGCATCGCTTGGGGTAGAAATGCCAGATATGCTTCCGGATTCACAGTAGGAACAAGAGTAAAAGTATGGGGAAGAGTCCAGAGCAGGGAATACACCAAAAAGTTAACTGAAACAGAGTGTGAAAAAAGAGTGGCTTATGAAGTATCAGTCAGCAAACTGGAATGTGCGGAGTAA
- a CDS encoding cob(I)yrinic acid a,c-diamide adenosyltransferase — MNKGAIQVICGEGKGKTAAAMGMGIGALTKNKTVIMIQFLKGCPGRDSFDIMKRMEPEMKIFRFEKSDCFFESLSKEQQEEERMNIRNGLNFARKVVSTGECDMLILDEILGLLDQKIIEAEELAKLLQSKVDEMEVILTGKVFQKEMEPYVDSILEINHVKVDNTI, encoded by the coding sequence ATGAATAAAGGTGCGATACAGGTTATATGCGGGGAAGGTAAAGGAAAGACTGCAGCCGCTATGGGTATGGGAATCGGAGCTCTGACAAAAAACAAAACTGTGATCATGATACAGTTTTTAAAGGGCTGCCCCGGCCGGGATTCTTTTGATATTATGAAACGCATGGAACCTGAGATGAAAATATTCCGGTTTGAAAAGTCCGATTGCTTTTTTGAAAGCCTTTCTAAAGAACAGCAGGAAGAGGAGCGGATGAATATCCGCAACGGTCTGAATTTCGCCAGAAAGGTCGTATCAACAGGAGAATGCGATATGCTGATCCTGGATGAAATCCTCGGACTTCTGGACCAGAAGATCATAGAAGCAGAGGAACTTGCAAAGCTGCTTCAGTCCAAAGTTGATGAGATGGAAGTCATATTAACCGGTAAGGTTTTTCAAAAGGAAATGGAACCGTATGTAGACAGTATTCTGGAAATCAACCATGTTAAAGTTGACAACACAATATAA
- the dapA gene encoding 4-hydroxy-tetrahydrodipicolinate synthase — translation MAIYEGAGVALVTPFKENREVNYEKLEELVEEQIALGTDSIIACGTTGEASTMTHEEHLDVIKFVCQVTKKRIPVIAGTGSNCTETAVYLSEEAEKHGADGLLLVSPYYNKATQNGLKAHFKAVADMVKIPILLYNIPGRTGVTIAAETIADLCLHVTNIVGVKEASGNFSAIADIMNLTDGRVDLYSGNDDQIVPMLSLGGKGVISVLSNIAPSQTHEICESYFKGDVKRSAALQLAAIPLINALFCEVNPIPVKAALNLMGKAAGPMRLPLTEMEPKNQERLREAMKAYGIL, via the coding sequence ATGGCAATTTATGAAGGCGCAGGTGTAGCTCTTGTCACACCATTTAAGGAAAACAGGGAGGTAAACTATGAGAAGCTGGAGGAACTGGTAGAAGAACAGATTGCTCTGGGAACGGACTCTATCATTGCATGCGGTACAACAGGCGAGGCGTCCACCATGACTCATGAGGAACATTTGGACGTGATCAAATTCGTATGCCAAGTAACGAAAAAGCGGATCCCAGTCATTGCAGGAACCGGTTCTAATTGCACGGAGACGGCTGTTTACCTGTCTGAAGAGGCGGAAAAACACGGTGCTGACGGGCTGCTTCTCGTATCTCCTTATTACAATAAGGCAACTCAGAATGGACTGAAGGCTCACTTTAAAGCAGTCGCTGATATGGTGAAGATCCCTATTCTTCTTTACAATATCCCTGGAAGAACTGGGGTAACCATTGCGGCTGAGACCATAGCGGATTTATGCTTACATGTCACTAACATTGTAGGGGTAAAGGAAGCCAGCGGTAACTTTTCAGCCATAGCGGATATCATGAACCTTACGGACGGCCGTGTGGATTTATATTCCGGCAATGACGATCAGATCGTCCCCATGCTGTCCCTGGGAGGAAAAGGCGTTATTTCCGTCCTTTCCAACATTGCGCCTTCCCAGACCCATGAAATCTGTGAGTCTTATTTTAAGGGAGATGTAAAACGAAGCGCTGCACTTCAGCTTGCTGCTATCCCTCTTATCAATGCCTTGTTCTGTGAGGTTAATCCCATTCCTGTTAAGGCTGCCCTGAATCTTATGGGAAAGGCTGCAGGTCCTATGCGTCTGCCTCTTACTGAGATGGAACCTAAGAATCAGGAACGCTTAAGAGAAGCCATGAAAGCGTATGGAATTTTATAA
- the dapB gene encoding 4-hydroxy-tetrahydrodipicolinate reductase has protein sequence MIRMIMHGCNGAMGQVVSQIAAEETNIAIVAGIDPHDTMQNRYPVFPSLEACGEEADVIVDFTSSKAVDSLLDYSVKKKIPVVVCTTGLSDEQIKKLEEASSHVAVLRSANMSLGVNLLMKLVKEAAQVLAASGFDIEILEKHHNKKLDSPSGTALALADSINEAMDQEYHYVYDRSQVRKPRDKKEIGIQSVRGGTIVGEHDVIFAGTDEIITFHHTAYSKAIFAKGAVSAAKFLAGKAPGLYTMKDVIKS, from the coding sequence ATGATTAGGATGATAATGCACGGCTGTAATGGGGCCATGGGTCAGGTGGTATCCCAGATTGCAGCAGAGGAAACGAATATAGCCATTGTTGCGGGAATTGATCCCCATGATACCATGCAGAACCGGTATCCGGTATTTCCGTCGCTGGAAGCCTGTGGGGAAGAGGCGGATGTGATCGTGGATTTTACCTCCTCTAAAGCAGTAGACAGCCTTCTTGATTACAGTGTTAAGAAAAAAATACCTGTGGTAGTTTGTACCACCGGACTATCGGACGAACAGATAAAAAAGCTTGAGGAGGCTTCCAGTCATGTTGCAGTCCTTAGGTCCGCCAATATGTCTCTTGGGGTCAACCTGCTTATGAAACTGGTAAAAGAGGCAGCCCAGGTCCTTGCGGCCTCGGGATTTGATATTGAAATACTGGAAAAGCACCACAATAAAAAGCTTGATTCCCCAAGCGGGACGGCTCTTGCCCTGGCGGATTCCATTAATGAGGCCATGGATCAGGAATATCATTATGTTTATGACAGAAGCCAGGTAAGAAAGCCCAGAGACAAAAAAGAAATCGGAATCCAGTCTGTCCGCGGCGGAACGATTGTCGGGGAACATGATGTGATTTTTGCCGGAACGGATGAAATCATTACCTTTCATCACACCGCATATTCCAAGGCGATTTTTGCAAAAGGCGCTGTTTCTGCGGCAAAATTCCTTGCAGGAAAAGCTCCGGGATTATATACCATGAAAGATGTTATAAAATCATAA
- the purC gene encoding phosphoribosylaminoimidazolesuccinocarboxamide synthase codes for MEKRELLYEGKAKKVYTTEDPDVLVVSYKDDATAFNGLKKGTIVGKGAVNNRMTNFIFKKLEAKGVPTHLVEELNDRETAVKKVEIIPLEVIIRNYSAGSFAKKMGMEEGVKFACPTLEFSYKNDDLGDPFINDYYALALNLSTQEEIDKITEYAFKVNEVLIEYFDGLNIDLIDFKIEFGRYHGQVILADEISPDTCRLWDKDTHEKLDKDRFRRDLGGVEDAYEEVFRRLGIR; via the coding sequence GTGGAAAAAAGAGAATTGCTGTATGAGGGAAAAGCGAAAAAGGTTTATACAACGGAGGATCCGGATGTATTGGTTGTTTCATACAAAGACGATGCCACAGCATTTAATGGCCTTAAAAAAGGCACCATTGTAGGGAAAGGTGCGGTCAACAACCGGATGACCAACTTTATTTTCAAAAAGCTGGAAGCCAAAGGCGTTCCCACTCATCTGGTGGAAGAGTTGAACGACCGGGAGACTGCAGTGAAGAAAGTGGAGATCATTCCCCTTGAGGTGATCATCAGAAACTATTCCGCTGGAAGCTTTGCCAAGAAGATGGGAATGGAAGAAGGCGTGAAATTCGCCTGTCCGACTCTTGAATTCAGTTATAAAAATGATGATCTGGGCGACCCGTTCATTAACGACTACTACGCATTGGCCCTTAATCTTTCCACTCAGGAAGAAATCGACAAAATAACGGAATATGCTTTTAAAGTAAATGAAGTACTGATAGAATATTTTGACGGTTTAAACATCGATTTGATTGACTTTAAGATAGAGTTCGGCCGTTATCATGGACAGGTCATTCTGGCTGACGAGATTTCTCCTGACACATGCAGGCTATGGGATAAGGATACCCATGAAAAGCTGGATAAGGACCGTTTCCGCAGGGATTTAGGAGGCGTGGAGGACGCATATGAGGAAGTGTTCCGCCGTCTTGGCATCCGGTAA
- the purF gene encoding amidophosphoribosyltransferase yields MNNEWNFNFEDELHEECGVFGMYDFDGGDVASTIYYGLLALQHRGQESCGIAVSDTGSSKAKVSAHKGMGLCNEVFTPEILEGLCGDIGVGHVRYSTAGSSTRENAQPLVLNYLKGTLAMAHNGNLVNAPELRRELEYNGAIFQTTIDSEVIAYHIARERVKAATVEAAVVNAMKKLKGAYSLVIMSPRKIIGARDPYGFKPLCIGKRDNAYILVSESCALDTLGAEFVRDVCPGEVVTITKEGIASDTSLCLVDKSKEARCIFEYIYFARPDSVFDGVSVYHSRMCAGRALAMDSPVEADLVVGVPESGNAAALGYSLQSGIPYGTAFVKNSYVGRTFIKPKQSNRESAVRIKLNVLKEAVMGKRVIMIDDSIVRGTTSALIVNMLRESGAKEVHIRISSPPFLHPCYFGTDIPNEDQLMAHNRTIEEIRDLLGADSLSYLKIERLNEMAEGLPICTACFSGDYPIEPPKEDIRGEYME; encoded by the coding sequence ATGAATAACGAATGGAATTTCAATTTTGAGGATGAGCTGCATGAGGAATGCGGCGTATTCGGAATGTACGATTTTGACGGCGGCGACGTTGCTTCCACCATTTATTATGGATTGCTTGCATTGCAGCACAGAGGCCAGGAGAGCTGCGGAATCGCGGTCAGCGATACCGGCAGTTCTAAGGCAAAGGTAAGCGCCCATAAGGGGATGGGGTTATGTAATGAGGTCTTTACACCGGAAATTTTAGAAGGCCTTTGCGGCGACATCGGCGTAGGTCATGTTCGTTATTCTACTGCAGGCAGCAGCACACGGGAGAATGCCCAGCCGCTTGTACTCAATTATCTGAAAGGAACATTGGCCATGGCTCATAACGGCAATCTGGTCAATGCACCGGAATTAAGACGAGAGCTTGAATATAACGGAGCCATTTTCCAGACGACGATTGATTCAGAGGTGATCGCTTACCACATTGCAAGGGAGAGAGTGAAAGCTGCAACCGTTGAGGCTGCTGTTGTAAATGCCATGAAAAAGCTTAAAGGGGCTTATTCCCTTGTCATAATGAGTCCCCGTAAGATAATCGGAGCCAGGGATCCTTATGGATTTAAGCCTCTGTGTATTGGAAAACGTGATAATGCCTATATCCTGGTATCGGAAAGCTGTGCCCTTGATACCCTTGGTGCAGAGTTTGTCCGGGACGTTTGCCCCGGGGAAGTCGTGACCATTACAAAGGAGGGAATCGCTTCTGATACAAGTCTTTGCCTTGTGGATAAGTCAAAAGAAGCCAGATGTATTTTTGAATATATTTATTTTGCCAGGCCGGACAGCGTGTTTGACGGTGTCAGCGTCTATCATTCCAGGATGTGCGCCGGCCGTGCGTTAGCGATGGATTCTCCGGTGGAGGCGGACCTTGTGGTCGGAGTTCCGGAATCAGGCAACGCCGCTGCACTGGGATATTCCCTTCAGTCCGGAATCCCTTATGGGACCGCTTTTGTAAAGAATTCTTATGTTGGCAGGACTTTTATAAAGCCCAAGCAGAGCAACCGGGAATCCGCGGTCAGAATTAAGCTTAATGTGTTAAAGGAAGCGGTAATGGGGAAGCGGGTCATCATGATCGACGATTCCATCGTCCGTGGAACTACCAGCGCCCTCATTGTCAATATGCTTCGGGAGTCAGGGGCAAAGGAGGTCCATATCCGGATCAGTTCCCCGCCATTTCTCCATCCCTGTTATTTCGGAACCGATATACCTAATGAGGATCAGCTGATGGCACATAACAGAACCATTGAAGAAATCCGGGATCTTCTGGGTGCGGATTCTCTGTCTTACTTAAAGATTGAACGGTTGAATGAAATGGCAGAGGGACTTCCGATCTGTACAGCATGCTTTAGCGGAGATTATCCCATTGAGCCGCCTAAGGAGGACATCCGGGGAGAATACATGGAGTAA
- the purB gene encoding adenylosuccinate lyase codes for MTDRYQSPLSERYASKEMQYIFSPDRKFKTWRKLWVALAEVEKELGLPITEEQIEELKAHQEEINYDVAIQREKEVRHDVMSHVYAYGVQCPKAKGIIHLGATSCYVGDNTDLIVMTEALKLVRRKLINVIEELSRFADSYKDLPTLAFTHFQPAQPTTVGKRATLWLHDLTMDLEDLDYILSSIRLLGSKGTTGTQASFLELFDGDMDKVRRADSMIAEKLGFAGCYPVSGQTYSRKVDSRVVNVLAGIAQSAHKFSNDIRLLQHLKEVEEPFEKSQIGSSAMAYKRNPMRSERMASLSNYVMADVMNPMLVSSTQWFERTLDDSANKRLSIPEGFLAVDGILDLYLNVVDGLVVYPKVIEKHMMAELPFMATENIMMDAVKAGGDRQELHERIRELSMEAGRNVKVNGLDNNLLELIAADPSFNLSLEDLKKSMDPKRYVGCAPAQVTAYLEEVVKPLLEDNRELLGMKAEIHV; via the coding sequence ATGACAGATAGATACCAAAGCCCGCTGTCTGAGCGCTATGCAAGTAAGGAGATGCAGTATATCTTTTCACCGGACAGGAAATTTAAGACATGGAGAAAGCTGTGGGTTGCCCTTGCGGAGGTAGAAAAGGAACTGGGACTTCCCATAACAGAAGAGCAGATAGAGGAATTAAAAGCCCATCAGGAAGAGATTAATTACGATGTAGCAATACAGAGGGAAAAAGAGGTCCGTCATGATGTTATGTCTCATGTATATGCATATGGAGTCCAGTGCCCTAAGGCAAAAGGTATCATCCATTTGGGAGCCACTTCCTGCTATGTGGGTGACAATACCGATTTAATCGTCATGACAGAAGCATTAAAGCTGGTCCGCAGGAAACTCATCAATGTGATTGAAGAATTGTCCAGGTTTGCTGATTCATATAAGGATTTACCGACCCTTGCTTTTACCCATTTCCAGCCGGCTCAGCCCACCACCGTAGGAAAAAGAGCGACGCTTTGGCTTCACGATCTGACCATGGATTTAGAAGATCTGGACTATATCCTAAGTTCCATTCGCCTCCTTGGCTCTAAGGGCACCACAGGAACACAGGCCAGCTTTCTGGAGCTGTTTGACGGCGATATGGACAAGGTGAGAAGGGCAGATTCCATGATTGCTGAGAAGCTTGGATTTGCAGGCTGCTATCCGGTTTCCGGCCAGACCTATTCCAGAAAGGTGGACAGCCGGGTGGTCAATGTTTTAGCAGGCATTGCCCAGAGTGCCCATAAATTTTCCAATGATATCCGCCTTTTGCAGCATTTAAAGGAAGTGGAAGAACCTTTTGAAAAGAGTCAGATCGGTTCTTCCGCCATGGCTTATAAGCGCAATCCTATGAGAAGCGAACGAATGGCTTCCCTGTCCAATTATGTCATGGCAGATGTGATGAATCCTATGCTGGTTTCTTCTACCCAGTGGTTTGAGAGAACACTTGATGATTCTGCCAATAAAAGATTAAGTATTCCGGAAGGGTTTTTGGCGGTTGATGGAATTCTGGATCTTTATCTGAATGTTGTGGATGGGCTTGTGGTATATCCCAAGGTAATAGAAAAGCACATGATGGCAGAGCTTCCCTTTATGGCCACGGAAAATATCATGATGGATGCGGTTAAGGCCGGCGGGGACAGGCAGGAGCTCCACGAACGGATCAGGGAACTGTCTATGGAAGCAGGCCGGAATGTAAAGGTCAATGGACTTGACAACAATTTGCTGGAGCTGATTGCAGCAGATCCCTCCTTCAACCTTTCTTTGGAAGATTTAAAGAAAAGCATGGATCCCAAAAGATATGTGGGCTGCGCTCCGGCCCAGGTGACTGCTTATCTGGAAGAAGTGGTTAAGCCTCTTCTTGAAGATAATAGGGAACTTCTCGGGATGAAAGCGGAGATTCACGTATAA